A stretch of the Roseofilum reptotaenium CS-1145 genome encodes the following:
- a CDS encoding transposase, producing the protein MAEHHLLPELNPKSLLIMDNAAFHKQGDIRAIAKTHGHPVVFLPASSPEYSPIEEDFAILKKQRIYAQPGTTLDEIVKLYGT; encoded by the coding sequence TTGGCAGAACATCATCTACTACCAGAACTCAATCCTAAGAGCCTGCTAATTATGGACAATGCTGCCTTTCACAAGCAAGGAGATATTCGAGCGATTGCCAAAACTCACGGACACCCGGTTGTGTTTTTACCAGCTTCTTCACCTGAGTATAGTCCTATCGAAGAAGATTTTGCTATTCTCAAAAAGCAGAGGATTTATGCCCAGCCTGGTACGACTCTCGATGAGATCGTTAAACTGTACGGAACTTAA